A portion of the Rubritalea squalenifaciens DSM 18772 genome contains these proteins:
- a CDS encoding polyprenyl synthetase family protein, whose protein sequence is MSDLKDWLKAAQKRVDSELKRQLPRESARPQTIHKAMRYSVFAGGKRLRPILCLAAAEACGGDSEKALLPACAVEVLHTYSLVHDDLPCMDDDDLRRGRPTSHKVFGEGIAVLTGDALLTEAFIMLANTPATKRYNVGDYVKELAETGGSKKLIGGQVLDLEGEGQQLNKQQLIRIHEAKTAALLTSSIRLGAMTANATPAKLEALTTFGYNLGLAFQVIDDILDVTQTTEVLGKTAGKDESVDKSTYPAILGLEKSRKEAARLTKKALGALEPFGKKAARLEQIGRYLLDREY, encoded by the coding sequence ATGAGCGACCTCAAAGACTGGCTAAAGGCGGCGCAAAAGCGTGTGGACTCCGAGCTGAAGCGTCAGCTTCCCAGGGAGTCCGCTCGCCCACAGACCATCCACAAGGCGATGCGCTACAGCGTGTTCGCCGGAGGCAAACGCCTGCGTCCTATTCTCTGTCTCGCAGCTGCAGAAGCCTGTGGTGGTGACAGCGAAAAAGCGCTTCTCCCAGCTTGTGCTGTAGAGGTCCTTCATACTTATTCACTGGTTCATGATGACCTTCCATGCATGGATGATGACGATCTCCGCCGCGGCAGGCCGACAAGCCACAAAGTCTTCGGTGAAGGCATCGCCGTTCTCACGGGAGATGCCCTGCTCACTGAGGCATTCATCATGCTCGCCAACACTCCAGCAACCAAACGCTACAATGTCGGCGACTATGTGAAGGAACTGGCTGAGACCGGTGGCAGTAAGAAACTGATTGGTGGTCAGGTCCTTGATCTTGAAGGTGAAGGCCAACAGCTCAACAAGCAGCAGCTCATCCGTATTCACGAGGCAAAAACCGCCGCATTGCTCACAAGCTCCATCCGCCTTGGCGCCATGACAGCCAATGCTACTCCTGCCAAGCTAGAAGCTCTCACCACCTTTGGCTATAACCTAGGCCTCGCATTCCAGGTGATCGATGACATTCTAGATGTCACCCAGACTACTGAGGTCCTGGGAAAGACAGCGGGGAAAGACGAGTCTGTAGACAAATCCACTTACCCGGCGATTCTTGGTCTGGAGAAATCCAGAAAAGAAGCGGCACGACTGACCAAGAAGGCGCTCGGTGCACTCGAGCCATTCGGCAAAAAAGCTGCTAGACTGGAGCAGATTGGCCGCTATCTGCTAGACCGCGAATATTAG